One genomic segment of Suncus etruscus isolate mSunEtr1 chromosome 15, mSunEtr1.pri.cur, whole genome shotgun sequence includes these proteins:
- the PRKCSH gene encoding glucosidase 2 subunit beta, with protein sequence MLLFLLLLPLCGAVEVKRPRGVSLTNHHFYDESRPFTCLDGSATVPFDQVNDDYCDCKDGSDEPGTSACANGNFHCTNTGYKPLYISSSWVNDGVCDCCDGTDEYNSGIICENTCKEKGRKERETLQHLAEVTREGFRLKKILIEEWKKNREEKESKLVELQEQKKLLVDQVDTLRATKEEAEKPEKEAKEEHRKLWEEQLARAQREQEQARVSLIFQELDDNMDEWVSVAELQTHPELDTDGDGTLSEEEAQALLGGDSRVDNAAFLDRVWATIKDKYQTEALSPDSQPAEPEQRELPPVPLEEEEEEEEEQEEEEEEEPEEEEEPEEAQMPGEQPPQEAPPPAASPTREDPASQMPPYDDYTQSLIDAAQKARSEFEEAERSLKDMQETIRNLEQEISFDFGPSGEFSYLYSQCYELATNEYVYRLCPFKLVSQKPKHGGSPTSLGTWGSWAGPEHDRYSAMKYEQGTGCWQGPNRSTTVRLLCGKETVVTSTTEPSRCEYLMELTTPAACPEVPPELPGDDHDEL encoded by the exons ATGTTACTGTTCCTGCTGCTGCTTCCCCTGTGCGGGGCGGTGGAGGTCAAGCGGCCTCGGGGTGTCTCCCTCACCA ACCATCACTTCTACGATGAGTCGAGACCTTTCACATGCCTCGATGGCTCAGCCACGGTCCCTTTCGACCAGGTCAACGATGACTACTGTGACTGCAAGGACGGCTCGGACGAGCCAG GCACCTCGGCCTGTGCCAATGGCAACTTCCACTGCACCAACACTGGCTACAAGCCCCTGTATATCTCCTCTAGTTGGGTCAACGATGGTGTGTGCG ACTGCTGTGATGGAACAGACGAGTACAACAGTGGGATTATCTGTGAGAACACCTGCAA GGAGAAGGGCCGGAAGGAGAGAGAAACCCTGCAGCACCTGGCTGAGGTCACCCGCGAGGGCTTCCGGCTGAAGAAGATCCTGATCGAGGAGTGGAAGAAGAATCGAGAGGAGAAGGAG AGTAAACTCGTGGAGCTGCAGGAGCAGAAGAAGCTGCTGGTGGACCAGGTGGACACACTGCGCGCCACCAAGGAGGAGGCGGAGAAGCCAGAGAAGGAAGCCAAGGAGGAACACCGGAAGCTATGGGAAG AGCAGCTGGCCCGGGCACAGAGGGAGCAGGAACAGGCCCGGGTGAGCTTGATCTTCCAGGAACTGGATGATAACATGGATGAGTG GGTCTCCGTGGCTGAGCTGCAGACCCACCCGGAGCTGGACACAGATGGGGACGGGACTTTGTCTGAGGAAGAAGCTCAG GCCCTCCTCGGCGGAGACTCGAGGGTGGACAACGCTGCCTTCTTGGACCGGGTCTGGGCGACCATCAAGGACAAGTATCAGACGGAG gcctTGTCCCCCGACTCGCAACCTGCGGAGCCCGAGCAACGAGAACTACCCCCGGTACccctggaggaggaagaggaggaggaagaagagcaggaggaggaggaggaagaggaaccggaggaggaagaggagccgGAGGAGGCCCAGATGCCAGGGGAGCAGCCCCCCCAG gaggccccgcccccggccGCCAGCCCTACCCGGGAGGACCCCGCATCCCAAATGCCGCCATACGATGATTACACCCAGAGCCTAATCGAtg CTGCCCAGAAGGCCCGCAGTGAATTCGAGGAGGCTGAGCGGTCGCTGAAGGACATGCAGGAGACCATCAG GAACCTGGAGCAGGAAATTTCCTTCGACTTCGGGCCCAGCGGCGAGTTCTCTTACCTCTACAGCCAGTGCTATGAACTCGCCACCAATGA GTATGTGTACCGGCTGTGCCCCTTCAAACTGGTCTCGCAGAAGCCCAAACACGGGGGCTCCCCCACCAGTCTCGG CACGTGGGGCTCATGGGCCGGGCCTGAGCATGACAGGTACAGCGCCATGAAGTATGAACAGGGCACCGGCTGCTGGCAGGGCCCCAACCGCTCCACCACC GTGCGGCTACTGTGCGGGAAGGAGACGGTGGTGACCAGCACCACGGAGCCCAGCCGTTGCGAGTACCTCATGGAGCTGACGACGCCCGCCGCCTGCCCCGAAGTACCCCCTGAGCTACCTGGGGACGACCACGATGAGCTCTGA
- the ELAVL3 gene encoding ELAV-like protein 3 isoform X1, with the protein MVTQILGAMESQVAGGPAGPALPNGPLLGTNGATDDSKTNLIVNYLPQNMTQDEFKSLFGSIGDIESCKLVRDKITGQSLGYGFVNYSDPNDADKAINTLNGLKLQTKTIKVSYARPSSASIRDANLYVSGLPKTMSQKEMEQLFSQYGRIITSRILVDQVTGVSRGVGFIRFDKRIEAEEAIKGLNGQKPLGAAEPITVKFANNPSQKTGQALLTHLYQSSARRFAGPLHHQTQRFRLDNLLNMAYGVKSPLSLIARFSPIAIDGMSGLAGVGLSGGAAGAGWCIFVYNLSPEADESVLWQLFGPFGAVTNVKVIRDFTTNKCKGFGFVTMTNYEEAAMAIASLNGYRLGERVLQVSFKTSKQQKA; encoded by the exons ATGGTCACT CAGATACTCGGGGCCATGGAGTCTCAGGTTGCGGGGGGTCCGGCAGGCCCGGCCCTGCCCAACGGGCCGCTCCTGGGCACCAACGGCGCCACGGACGACAGCAAAACCAACCTGATCGTCAACTACTTGCCCCAGAACATGACCCAGGACGAGTTCAAGAGTCTTTTCGGCAGCATTGGGGACATCGAGTCCTGCAAATTGGTTCGGGACAAGATCACAG gtcaGAGTCTGGGGTACGGCTTCGTTAATTATTCTGATCCCAATGACGCGGACAAAGCCATCAACACCCTTAACGGCCTCAAACTGCAGACCAAGACCATCAAG GTGTCCTATGCCAGGCCCAGCTCGGCGTCCATCCGGGATGCCAACCTCTACGTCAGCGGCCTCCCCAAGACcatgagtcagaaggagatggAGCAGCTGTTCTCCCAGTATGGCCGCATCATCACATCCCGCATCCTGGTGGACCAGGTCACAG GTGTCTCCCGGGGCGTGGGTTTCATCCGCTTCGACAAGAGGATCGAGGCCGAGGAGGCCATCAAGGGACTGAACGGGCAGAAGCCGCTGGGCGCGGCCGAGCCCATCACGGTCAAGTTCGCCAACAACCCCAGCCAGAAGACGGGCCAGGCCCTGCTCACCCACCTCTACCAGTCGTCGGCCCGGCGTTTTGCAGGGCCCCTACACCACCAGACGCAACGCTTCCG GCTGGACAACTTGCTCAACATGGCTTACGGAGTCAAGAG TCCCCTGTCGCTCATTGCCAGGTTCTCGCCCATCGCCATCGACGGCATGAGCGGCCTGGCGGGCGTGGGCCTATCGGGGGGCGCAGCGGGCGCCGGCTGGTGCATCTTCGTCTACAACCTGTCCCCGGAGGCCGACGAGAGCGTGCTGTGGCAGCTGTTCGGGCCCTTTGGGGCCGTGACCAACGTCAAGGTCATCCGCGACTTCACCACCAACAAGTGCAAGGGCTTCGGCTTCGTCACCATGACCAACTACGAGGAAGCGGCCATGGCCATTGCTAGCCTCAATGGCTACCGCCTGGGTGAGCGCGTGCTGCAAGTGTCGTTCAAGACCAGCAAACAGCAGAAGGCCTGA
- the ELAVL3 gene encoding ELAV-like protein 3 isoform X2, whose translation MVTILGAMESQVAGGPAGPALPNGPLLGTNGATDDSKTNLIVNYLPQNMTQDEFKSLFGSIGDIESCKLVRDKITGQSLGYGFVNYSDPNDADKAINTLNGLKLQTKTIKVSYARPSSASIRDANLYVSGLPKTMSQKEMEQLFSQYGRIITSRILVDQVTGVSRGVGFIRFDKRIEAEEAIKGLNGQKPLGAAEPITVKFANNPSQKTGQALLTHLYQSSARRFAGPLHHQTQRFRLDNLLNMAYGVKSPLSLIARFSPIAIDGMSGLAGVGLSGGAAGAGWCIFVYNLSPEADESVLWQLFGPFGAVTNVKVIRDFTTNKCKGFGFVTMTNYEEAAMAIASLNGYRLGERVLQVSFKTSKQQKA comes from the exons ATGGTCACT ATACTCGGGGCCATGGAGTCTCAGGTTGCGGGGGGTCCGGCAGGCCCGGCCCTGCCCAACGGGCCGCTCCTGGGCACCAACGGCGCCACGGACGACAGCAAAACCAACCTGATCGTCAACTACTTGCCCCAGAACATGACCCAGGACGAGTTCAAGAGTCTTTTCGGCAGCATTGGGGACATCGAGTCCTGCAAATTGGTTCGGGACAAGATCACAG gtcaGAGTCTGGGGTACGGCTTCGTTAATTATTCTGATCCCAATGACGCGGACAAAGCCATCAACACCCTTAACGGCCTCAAACTGCAGACCAAGACCATCAAG GTGTCCTATGCCAGGCCCAGCTCGGCGTCCATCCGGGATGCCAACCTCTACGTCAGCGGCCTCCCCAAGACcatgagtcagaaggagatggAGCAGCTGTTCTCCCAGTATGGCCGCATCATCACATCCCGCATCCTGGTGGACCAGGTCACAG GTGTCTCCCGGGGCGTGGGTTTCATCCGCTTCGACAAGAGGATCGAGGCCGAGGAGGCCATCAAGGGACTGAACGGGCAGAAGCCGCTGGGCGCGGCCGAGCCCATCACGGTCAAGTTCGCCAACAACCCCAGCCAGAAGACGGGCCAGGCCCTGCTCACCCACCTCTACCAGTCGTCGGCCCGGCGTTTTGCAGGGCCCCTACACCACCAGACGCAACGCTTCCG GCTGGACAACTTGCTCAACATGGCTTACGGAGTCAAGAG TCCCCTGTCGCTCATTGCCAGGTTCTCGCCCATCGCCATCGACGGCATGAGCGGCCTGGCGGGCGTGGGCCTATCGGGGGGCGCAGCGGGCGCCGGCTGGTGCATCTTCGTCTACAACCTGTCCCCGGAGGCCGACGAGAGCGTGCTGTGGCAGCTGTTCGGGCCCTTTGGGGCCGTGACCAACGTCAAGGTCATCCGCGACTTCACCACCAACAAGTGCAAGGGCTTCGGCTTCGTCACCATGACCAACTACGAGGAAGCGGCCATGGCCATTGCTAGCCTCAATGGCTACCGCCTGGGTGAGCGCGTGCTGCAAGTGTCGTTCAAGACCAGCAAACAGCAGAAGGCCTGA
- the ELAVL3 gene encoding ELAV-like protein 3 isoform X3, giving the protein MVTQILGAMESQVAGGPAGPALPNGPLLGTNGATDDSKTNLIVNYLPQNMTQDEFKSLFGSIGDIESCKLVRDKITGQSLGYGFVNYSDPNDADKAINTLNGLKLQTKTIKVSYARPSSASIRDANLYVSGLPKTMSQKEMEQLFSQYGRIITSRILVDQVTGVSRGVGFIRFDKRIEAEEAIKGLNGQKPLGAAEPITVKFANNPSQKTGQALLTHLYQSSARRFAGPLHHQTQRFRLDNLLNMAYGVKRFSPIAIDGMSGLAGVGLSGGAAGAGWCIFVYNLSPEADESVLWQLFGPFGAVTNVKVIRDFTTNKCKGFGFVTMTNYEEAAMAIASLNGYRLGERVLQVSFKTSKQQKA; this is encoded by the exons ATGGTCACT CAGATACTCGGGGCCATGGAGTCTCAGGTTGCGGGGGGTCCGGCAGGCCCGGCCCTGCCCAACGGGCCGCTCCTGGGCACCAACGGCGCCACGGACGACAGCAAAACCAACCTGATCGTCAACTACTTGCCCCAGAACATGACCCAGGACGAGTTCAAGAGTCTTTTCGGCAGCATTGGGGACATCGAGTCCTGCAAATTGGTTCGGGACAAGATCACAG gtcaGAGTCTGGGGTACGGCTTCGTTAATTATTCTGATCCCAATGACGCGGACAAAGCCATCAACACCCTTAACGGCCTCAAACTGCAGACCAAGACCATCAAG GTGTCCTATGCCAGGCCCAGCTCGGCGTCCATCCGGGATGCCAACCTCTACGTCAGCGGCCTCCCCAAGACcatgagtcagaaggagatggAGCAGCTGTTCTCCCAGTATGGCCGCATCATCACATCCCGCATCCTGGTGGACCAGGTCACAG GTGTCTCCCGGGGCGTGGGTTTCATCCGCTTCGACAAGAGGATCGAGGCCGAGGAGGCCATCAAGGGACTGAACGGGCAGAAGCCGCTGGGCGCGGCCGAGCCCATCACGGTCAAGTTCGCCAACAACCCCAGCCAGAAGACGGGCCAGGCCCTGCTCACCCACCTCTACCAGTCGTCGGCCCGGCGTTTTGCAGGGCCCCTACACCACCAGACGCAACGCTTCCG GCTGGACAACTTGCTCAACATGGCTTACGGAGTCAAGAG GTTCTCGCCCATCGCCATCGACGGCATGAGCGGCCTGGCGGGCGTGGGCCTATCGGGGGGCGCAGCGGGCGCCGGCTGGTGCATCTTCGTCTACAACCTGTCCCCGGAGGCCGACGAGAGCGTGCTGTGGCAGCTGTTCGGGCCCTTTGGGGCCGTGACCAACGTCAAGGTCATCCGCGACTTCACCACCAACAAGTGCAAGGGCTTCGGCTTCGTCACCATGACCAACTACGAGGAAGCGGCCATGGCCATTGCTAGCCTCAATGGCTACCGCCTGGGTGAGCGCGTGCTGCAAGTGTCGTTCAAGACCAGCAAACAGCAGAAGGCCTGA
- the ZNF653 gene encoding zinc finger protein 653 isoform X1, with the protein MAARAAEPGAEAEAGGEAAAEEGAAGRRAKARGRPRLTESDRARRRLESRKKYDVRRVYLGEAHGPWVDLRRRSGWSDAKLAAYLISLERGQRSGRHGKPWEQVPKKPKRKKRRRRNVNCLKNVVIWYEDHKHRCPYEPHLAELDPTFGLYTTAVWQCEAGHRYFQDLHSPLKPLSDSDPDSDRAGHGLAAGSSDSSSSSSGSDSEEPPEGPPAKGSSGAAAAITPASPAGSSGLITQDGVHIPFDLHHVEGLAEPGAPLCPGAAASGPDALETVVCVPVPVQVGTGPGALFENVPQEALGEVVASCPMPGMVPGSQVIIIAGPGYDALTAEGLHLNVAAGSGAPGGCGGGLVDEVPCALMEGVAAYTQTEPEGSQPGTLDPTTLAAMETKKEKEDLYVLKKEEREEALAPELAELKAAVPEVNGDELDGSEVSAIIYEIPKEPEKRRRSKRSRVADADGLLEMFHCPYEGCNQVYVALSSFQNHVNLVHRKGKTKVCPHPGCGKKFYLSNHLRRHMIIHSAPPKSPPGVREFTCETCGKSFKRKNHLEVHRRTHTGETPLQCEICGYQCRQRASLNWHMKKHTAEVQYNFTCEHCGKRFEKLDSVKFHTLKSHPDHKPV; encoded by the exons ATGGCGGCGCGGGCGGCCGAGCCCggggcggaggcggaggcgggcGGGGAGGCGGCGGCCGAGGAGGGCGCGGCGGGGCGCCGGGCGAAGGCGCGGGGCCGGCCGCGGCTGACCGAGTCCGACCGGGCCCGGCGGCGGCTGGAGTCCCGGAAGAAGTACGACGTGCGGCGCGTGTACCTGGGCGAGGCGCACGGGCCCTGGGTGGACCTGCGGCGCCGCAGCGGCTGGAGCGACGCCAAGCTCGCCGCCTACCTCATCTCGCTGGAGCGCGGCCAGCGCAGCGGGCGCCACGG GAAGCCTTGGGAGCAAGTCCCAAAAAAGCCAAAGCGGAAGAAAA GGCGGCGCCGCAACGTGAACTGCCTGAAGAACGTGGTGATCTGGTACGAGGACCACAAGCACCGCTGCCCCTACGAGCCGCACCTGGCCGAGCTCGACCCCACCTTCGGGCTCTACACCACGGCCGTGTGGCAGTGTGAGGCCGGCCACCGCTACTTCCAGGACCTACACTCGCCCCTGAAGCCGCTCAGCGACTCGGACCCTGACAGCGACAGAG CAGGCCATGGCCTGGCGGCTGGTTCCTCCGACTCCTCCAGCTCCAGCTCAGGCTCTGACTCTGAAGAGCCTCCCGAGGGTCCCCCCGCCAAGGGCAGCTCGGGGGCGGCGGCGGCCATCACCCCTGCCAGCCCAGCGGGCAGCAGCGGCCTCATCACGCAGGACGGGGTGCACATCCCCTTTGACCTCCACCACGTGGAGGGCTTGGCCGAGCCCGGTGCCCCGCTGTGCCCAGGTGCCGCTGCCAGTGGGCCCGATGCCCTGGAGACAGTGGTGTGTGTGCCCGTACCCGTGCAGGTGGGCACGGGCCCCGGTGCCCTTTTTGAGAATGTGCCCCAGGAGGCGCTGGGCGAGGTGGTGGCCAGCTGCCCGATGCCCGGCATGGTGCCCGGCTCCCAGGTCATCATCATCGCCGGCCCCGGCTACGACGCCCTCACAGCCGAAGGCCTGCACCTGAACGTGGCGGCGGGCAGCGGGGCGCCGGGTGGCTGCGGCGGGGGCCTGGTGGATGAGGTGCCCTGTGCCCTGATGGAGGGTGTGGCCGCCTACACCCAGACGGAGCCCGAGGGCAGTCAGCCGGGCACCCTGGACCCCACCACGCTGGCCGCCATGGAGACCAAGAAAG AGAAGGAGGATCTGTATGTGCTCAAGAAGGAGGAGCGGGAAGAGGCCCTGGCGCCTGAGCTGGCTGAGCTGAAGGCAGCGGTGCCCGAGGTCAACGGAGATGAGCTGGACGGCAGCGAGGTGTCCGCCATCATCTATGAGATCCCCAAGGAGCCTGAGAA ACGGCGGCGCAGCAAGCGCTCAAGGGTGGCCGATGCTGACGGGCTGCTTGAGATGTTCCACTGCCCCTACGAGGGCTGCAACCAGGTCTATGTGGCCCTCAGCAGTTTCCAG AACCACGTCAACCTGGTGCACCGCAAAGGAAAGACCAAAGTGTGCCCGCACCCTGGCTGCGGCAAAAAGTTCTACCTGTCCAACCACCTGCGGCGGCACATGATCATCCACTCGG CCCCACCCAAATCTCCCCCAGGGGTCCGTGAATTTACCTGTGAAACCTGCGGCAAGTCCTTCAAGAGGAAAAATCACTTGGAGGTGCATCGGCGCACGCACACGGGGGAGACACCCCTGCA GTGCGAGATTTGCGGCTACCAGTGCCGGCAGCGGGCCTCGCTCAACTGGCACATGAAGAAACACACGGCCGAGGTGCAGTACAACTTCACGTGTGAGCACTGCGGGAAGCGCTTCGAGAAGCTGGACAGCGTCAAGTTCCACACGCTCAAAAGTCACCCGGACCACAAGCCCGTCTGA
- the ZNF653 gene encoding zinc finger protein 653 isoform X2, whose product MAARAAEPGAEAEAGGEAAAEEGAAGRRAKARGRPRLTESDRARRRLESRKKYDVRRVYLGEAHGPWVDLRRRSGWSDAKLAAYLISLERGQRSGRHGKPWEQVPKKPKRKKRRRRNVNCLKNVVIWYEDHKHRCPYEPHLAELDPTFGLYTTAVWQCEAGHRYFQDLHSPLKPLSDSDPDSDRAGHGLAAGSSDSSSSSSGSDSEEPPEGPPAKGSSGAAAAITPASPAGSSGLITQDGVHIPFDLHHVEGLAEPGAPLCPGAAASGPDALETVVCVPVPVQVGTGPGALFENVPQEALGEVVASCPMPGMVPGSQVIIIAGPGYDALTAEGLHLNVAAGSGAPGGCGGGLVDEVPCALMEGVAAYTQTEPEGSQPGTLDPTTLAAMETKKEKEDLYVLKKEEREEALAPELAELKAAVPEVNGDELDGSEVSAIIYEIPKEPEKRRRSKRSRVADADGLLEMFHCPYEGCNQVYVALSSFQNHVNLVHRKGKTKVCPHPGCGKKFYLSNHLRRHMIIHSGVREFTCETCGKSFKRKNHLEVHRRTHTGETPLQCEICGYQCRQRASLNWHMKKHTAEVQYNFTCEHCGKRFEKLDSVKFHTLKSHPDHKPV is encoded by the exons ATGGCGGCGCGGGCGGCCGAGCCCggggcggaggcggaggcgggcGGGGAGGCGGCGGCCGAGGAGGGCGCGGCGGGGCGCCGGGCGAAGGCGCGGGGCCGGCCGCGGCTGACCGAGTCCGACCGGGCCCGGCGGCGGCTGGAGTCCCGGAAGAAGTACGACGTGCGGCGCGTGTACCTGGGCGAGGCGCACGGGCCCTGGGTGGACCTGCGGCGCCGCAGCGGCTGGAGCGACGCCAAGCTCGCCGCCTACCTCATCTCGCTGGAGCGCGGCCAGCGCAGCGGGCGCCACGG GAAGCCTTGGGAGCAAGTCCCAAAAAAGCCAAAGCGGAAGAAAA GGCGGCGCCGCAACGTGAACTGCCTGAAGAACGTGGTGATCTGGTACGAGGACCACAAGCACCGCTGCCCCTACGAGCCGCACCTGGCCGAGCTCGACCCCACCTTCGGGCTCTACACCACGGCCGTGTGGCAGTGTGAGGCCGGCCACCGCTACTTCCAGGACCTACACTCGCCCCTGAAGCCGCTCAGCGACTCGGACCCTGACAGCGACAGAG CAGGCCATGGCCTGGCGGCTGGTTCCTCCGACTCCTCCAGCTCCAGCTCAGGCTCTGACTCTGAAGAGCCTCCCGAGGGTCCCCCCGCCAAGGGCAGCTCGGGGGCGGCGGCGGCCATCACCCCTGCCAGCCCAGCGGGCAGCAGCGGCCTCATCACGCAGGACGGGGTGCACATCCCCTTTGACCTCCACCACGTGGAGGGCTTGGCCGAGCCCGGTGCCCCGCTGTGCCCAGGTGCCGCTGCCAGTGGGCCCGATGCCCTGGAGACAGTGGTGTGTGTGCCCGTACCCGTGCAGGTGGGCACGGGCCCCGGTGCCCTTTTTGAGAATGTGCCCCAGGAGGCGCTGGGCGAGGTGGTGGCCAGCTGCCCGATGCCCGGCATGGTGCCCGGCTCCCAGGTCATCATCATCGCCGGCCCCGGCTACGACGCCCTCACAGCCGAAGGCCTGCACCTGAACGTGGCGGCGGGCAGCGGGGCGCCGGGTGGCTGCGGCGGGGGCCTGGTGGATGAGGTGCCCTGTGCCCTGATGGAGGGTGTGGCCGCCTACACCCAGACGGAGCCCGAGGGCAGTCAGCCGGGCACCCTGGACCCCACCACGCTGGCCGCCATGGAGACCAAGAAAG AGAAGGAGGATCTGTATGTGCTCAAGAAGGAGGAGCGGGAAGAGGCCCTGGCGCCTGAGCTGGCTGAGCTGAAGGCAGCGGTGCCCGAGGTCAACGGAGATGAGCTGGACGGCAGCGAGGTGTCCGCCATCATCTATGAGATCCCCAAGGAGCCTGAGAA ACGGCGGCGCAGCAAGCGCTCAAGGGTGGCCGATGCTGACGGGCTGCTTGAGATGTTCCACTGCCCCTACGAGGGCTGCAACCAGGTCTATGTGGCCCTCAGCAGTTTCCAG AACCACGTCAACCTGGTGCACCGCAAAGGAAAGACCAAAGTGTGCCCGCACCCTGGCTGCGGCAAAAAGTTCTACCTGTCCAACCACCTGCGGCGGCACATGATCATCCACTCGG GGGTCCGTGAATTTACCTGTGAAACCTGCGGCAAGTCCTTCAAGAGGAAAAATCACTTGGAGGTGCATCGGCGCACGCACACGGGGGAGACACCCCTGCA GTGCGAGATTTGCGGCTACCAGTGCCGGCAGCGGGCCTCGCTCAACTGGCACATGAAGAAACACACGGCCGAGGTGCAGTACAACTTCACGTGTGAGCACTGCGGGAAGCGCTTCGAGAAGCTGGACAGCGTCAAGTTCCACACGCTCAAAAGTCACCCGGACCACAAGCCCGTCTGA
- the ECSIT gene encoding evolutionarily conserved signaling intermediate in Toll pathway, mitochondrial translates to MSWIRAILKARGVSRYWGSVCGGSLPGAPFSQVPSQMQRSLHGSSTAHTSDSSLVPRPPEPPKGPPQAPSPYEELFGPPGSGNPGDKADFTRAVRAFSERSVHRRGHVDFIYLALRQMPRYGVERDLAVYNLLLDVFPKEVFRPRNIIQRMFLHFPRQQECGLAVLEQMENYGLMPNKETEFLLMQIFGRRSYPMLKLVRMKLWFCRFKHVNPFPVPAELPRDPVDLAHLGLRHIEPDLSARVTVYQMPLSQDSAETEDPTKLQRPHIVGIQSPDQQAALARHDPARPVFVEGPFSLWLRDKCVYYHILRADPLPPEEREVEAIPEEWNLYYPMQLDLDYGRSDWDDYCFDIDEVEEGPVFAICMAGAHDQSTLASWIQGLQETNPALAQIPVVFRLSGAAGELQGSSEVGEEPPSPPPSQEEDDQDRGQRQQLGQS, encoded by the exons GTGCCCTCCCAGATGCAGCGGAGTCTCCACGGCAGCTCCACCGCCCACACTTCCGACTCCTCTCTCGTCCCGCGCCCTCCAGAGCCCCCCAAGGGTCCTCCTCAGGCTCCCTCACCCTATGAGGAGCTGTTTGGGCCGCCGGGGTCTGGGAACCCCGGGGACAAGGCCGACTTCACGCGCGCCGTGCGGGCCTTCAGCGAGCGCAGTGTGCACCGGCGCGGCCATGTGGACTTCATCTACCTGGCACTGCGACAGATGCCGCGCTACGGCGTGGAGCGCGACCTGGCCGTGTACAACCTGCTGCTCGACGTGTTCCCCAAGGAGGTCTTCCGGCCCCGCAACATCATCCAGCGCATGTTTCTGCACTTCCCGCGGCAGCAGGAGTGCGGCCTGGCCGTGCTGGAGCAGATGGAGAACTACG GGTTGATGCCCAACAAGGAGACGGAGTTTCTGCTCATGCAGATCTTTGGCCGCCGGAGCTACCCGATGCTCAAACTGGTGCGCATGAAGCTGTGGTTCTGCCGCTTCAAGCACGTCAACCCCTTCCCGGTGCCTGCAGAGCTGCCCCGCGACCCTGTGGACCTGGCCCATCTGGGCCTGCGGCACATAGAACCCGACCTCAGCGCCAGGGTCACTGTCTACCAG ATGCCCTTGTCCCAGGACTCCGCAGAAACTGAGGACCCCACAAAGCTTCAGAGACCACACATAGTTG GAATCCAGAGCCCTGATCAGCAGGCCGCCCTGGCCCGCCATGACCCGGCCCGGCCCGTCTTCGTGGAGGGTCCATTTTCCCTGTGGCTCCGGGACAAATGCGTCTATTACCACATCCTCAGAGCTGACCCACTGCCCCCTGAGGAGAGG GAAGTAGAGGCGATTCCCGAGGAGTGGAACTTGTACTACCCCATGCAGCTGGACCTGGACTACGGTCGCAGCGACTGGGACGATTACTGCTTCGACATCGACGAAG TGGAAGAGGGCCCCGTGTTCGCCATCTGCATGGCAGGCGCCCACGACCAGTCCACCCTGGCCAGTTGGATCCAGGGCCTGCAGGAGACCAACCCGGCGCTGGCTCAGATCCCCGTGGTCTTCCGCCTGAGCGGCGCTGCCGGAGAACTCCAGGGGTCCTCAGAGGTGGGGGAAGAGCCCCCATCCCCACCGCCGAGCCAAGAGGAAGATGACCAGGACAGAGGACAGCGACAGCAACTGGGTCAGAGCTGA